One Caulobacter segnis genomic window carries:
- a CDS encoding Gfo/Idh/MocA family protein has product MNDLASRRTFMMAAGVGGAALAGGGAMAQTATTEVAAPGPALTPKHKIKFAVIGLDHYHIMSMTAAVKRGGGECAWVYAYGDDAKQLADFKAQHGDVPVAASIDQILNDKSIQLVAAAPIPDQRTPLGLKVMAAGKDYLADKPGIITLEQLAQVRAAVKKTGRKYAIMYSERLEVPSAIKAGELVNAGAIGKVVQTVNLAPHRIGTGRPDWFWDKARYGGILTDIGSHQADQFLFYTGSKTAKVVASQAGNFANPDHPNFEDFGDMTCVGDGGTGYVRVDWYTPDGLGVWGDGRLFILGTEGYIELRKYIDPTGRPGGNHLLIVDRKQARHIDCSQVQMPFGPQFVTDIVERTSVAQDQDQALLAAELVLTAQKTATRPVLG; this is encoded by the coding sequence ATGAACGATCTTGCGAGCCGTCGTACATTCATGATGGCGGCCGGTGTGGGCGGCGCGGCCTTGGCCGGCGGCGGGGCGATGGCCCAAACAGCCACCACCGAGGTCGCCGCGCCGGGGCCGGCCCTAACGCCCAAGCACAAGATCAAGTTCGCGGTGATCGGCCTCGACCACTACCACATCATGAGCATGACGGCGGCCGTGAAGCGGGGCGGCGGCGAGTGCGCCTGGGTCTATGCCTATGGCGATGACGCCAAGCAGCTGGCCGACTTCAAGGCTCAGCACGGCGACGTGCCGGTGGCCGCCAGCATCGACCAGATCCTGAACGACAAGTCGATCCAGCTGGTCGCCGCCGCGCCCATCCCCGACCAGCGCACGCCGCTGGGCCTGAAGGTGATGGCCGCCGGCAAGGACTACCTGGCCGACAAGCCGGGCATCATCACCCTGGAGCAGCTGGCTCAGGTCCGCGCGGCGGTGAAGAAGACCGGCCGCAAATACGCGATCATGTACTCCGAACGGCTGGAAGTGCCGTCGGCGATCAAGGCTGGCGAGTTGGTCAATGCCGGCGCGATCGGCAAGGTGGTGCAGACGGTGAACCTGGCGCCGCACCGCATCGGCACGGGACGTCCGGACTGGTTCTGGGACAAGGCCCGTTACGGCGGCATCCTGACCGACATCGGCTCGCACCAGGCCGACCAGTTCCTGTTTTACACCGGCAGCAAGACCGCCAAGGTCGTGGCCAGCCAGGCGGGCAACTTCGCCAACCCCGACCATCCCAATTTCGAGGACTTCGGCGACATGACCTGCGTCGGCGATGGCGGCACGGGCTATGTGCGGGTCGACTGGTACACGCCCGACGGCTTGGGCGTCTGGGGCGACGGGCGGCTCTTCATCCTCGGGACCGAGGGCTATATCGAGCTGCGCAAATATATCGACCCCACGGGCCGCCCCGGCGGCAATCACCTGCTGATCGTCGACAGGAAGCAGGCTCGCCACATCGACTGCAGTCAGGTCCAGATGCCCTTCGGGCCGCAGTTCGTCACCGACATCGTCGAGCGCACTTCCGTCGCCCAGGACCAGGACCAGGCCCTGTTGGCCGCCGAGCTGGTGTTGACGGCGCAGAAGACCGCGACCCGTCCGGTGCTGGGCTAG
- a CDS encoding Gfo/Idh/MocA family protein: MSKLTRRGILAAGIAFPTIVPATVLGQSAPSNRINIGVIGVGRIARGHDMVETFKYDHAQILAVCDVDSKRLALGKQLVDETYTKKFGRSWDSARIYGDYHELLAAKDLDAVIIATPDHQHAILAVHAVRAGKDVYLQKPASLTIAEGRTMADAVAATGRILQIGSQQRSDRPWPQFRRACELVRNGRIGQLKHVEVGLPGDPSGHQAPEQPIPANLNYDAWLGSTPEAYYTEMRVHPQGSFDRPGWLRCEQFGAGMITGWGAHHVDTAHWGMDMEHSGPVEIWGSAEFPKSGLWNVHGKFLTHARYANGVTMDISGDFPNGVKFIGTEGWIFVARDAAVTSSDPSFGGKPTPALAASNPKILDSVIGPNEIHLRKSEEQHGDWLDSIRTRKSPSAPAEVGHRACTTCLLHHAAMKTGRRLRWDPKAERFIGDDEANAMISRPQRKPYTF; the protein is encoded by the coding sequence ATGAGCAAGCTCACCCGTCGTGGGATTTTGGCCGCCGGCATCGCCTTCCCGACCATCGTACCGGCCACGGTCCTCGGCCAGAGCGCGCCGTCGAACCGCATCAATATCGGCGTCATCGGCGTCGGTCGCATCGCGCGCGGCCACGACATGGTCGAGACGTTCAAGTACGACCACGCCCAGATCCTGGCGGTCTGCGACGTCGACTCCAAGCGCCTGGCCCTGGGCAAGCAGCTGGTCGACGAGACCTATACGAAGAAGTTCGGCCGCTCCTGGGACAGCGCCCGGATTTATGGCGACTATCACGAGTTGCTGGCCGCCAAGGACCTGGACGCGGTGATCATCGCCACGCCCGACCACCAGCACGCCATCCTGGCCGTCCACGCGGTCAGGGCCGGCAAGGACGTCTATCTGCAGAAGCCGGCCTCGCTGACCATCGCCGAGGGCCGGACCATGGCCGACGCCGTCGCCGCCACCGGCCGCATCCTGCAGATCGGCTCGCAGCAGCGCTCGGACAGGCCGTGGCCGCAGTTCCGCCGCGCCTGCGAACTGGTCCGCAACGGCCGCATCGGCCAGCTCAAGCATGTCGAGGTCGGCCTGCCGGGCGATCCCTCGGGTCACCAGGCGCCGGAGCAGCCGATCCCGGCCAATCTGAACTACGACGCCTGGCTGGGCTCGACGCCGGAGGCCTACTACACCGAGATGCGGGTGCATCCGCAGGGCTCCTTCGACCGTCCGGGCTGGCTGCGTTGCGAGCAGTTCGGCGCGGGCATGATCACCGGCTGGGGCGCGCACCATGTCGACACCGCCCACTGGGGCATGGATATGGAGCACTCGGGTCCGGTCGAGATCTGGGGCTCGGCCGAGTTTCCCAAGAGCGGCCTGTGGAACGTCCACGGCAAGTTCCTGACCCATGCCCGCTACGCCAACGGCGTGACCATGGACATCTCGGGCGACTTCCCCAACGGGGTGAAGTTCATCGGGACCGAGGGCTGGATCTTCGTCGCCCGCGACGCCGCCGTGACGTCCAGCGATCCCAGCTTCGGCGGCAAGCCGACTCCAGCCCTGGCCGCCAGCAACCCCAAGATCCTGGACAGCGTGATTGGGCCGAACGAGATCCACCTGCGCAAGTCCGAGGAGCAGCACGGCGACTGGCTGGACTCGATCCGGACGCGCAAGTCGCCGTCGGCCCCGGCCGAGGTCGGCCACCGCGCCTGCACCACCTGTCTGCTGCATCATGCGGCCATGAAGACCGGCCGGCGGCTGCGCTGGGACCCCAAGGCCGAGCGCTTCATCGGCGACGATGAGGCCAACGCGATGATCAGCCGTCCGCAGCGCAAGCCGTACACGTTCTAG
- a CDS encoding cupin domain-containing protein, with product MITRRDLAIAAGAVALTLAGVAVAQAPKPALLGPSVWRWDEIKSHDTDVGAYAQIVRAPTATLEELEMHVTTLKPGLSSHAPHTHPNEELVIIREGEVEVLSGGVWKKVGPGGVVFNASNSPHALRNVGTTDAVYHVINFKTEKSH from the coding sequence ATGATCACCAGACGAGACCTCGCCATCGCCGCCGGGGCGGTGGCGCTGACCTTGGCCGGCGTCGCCGTCGCCCAGGCGCCCAAGCCGGCGTTGCTGGGCCCGTCGGTCTGGCGCTGGGACGAGATCAAGTCCCACGACACCGACGTCGGCGCCTACGCCCAGATCGTCCGCGCGCCGACGGCGACGCTGGAGGAGTTGGAGATGCACGTCACGACGTTGAAGCCGGGACTGAGTTCGCACGCACCGCATACGCATCCGAACGAGGAGCTGGTGATCATCCGCGAAGGCGAGGTCGAGGTGCTGTCGGGCGGGGTCTGGAAGAAGGTCGGCCCGGGCGGGGTGGTGTTCAACGCCAGCAACAGCCCGCATGCGTTGCGGAATGTGGGGACCACGGATGCGGTCTATCACGTGATCAATTTCAAGACGGAGAAGTCGCACTAG
- a CDS encoding DNA-deoxyinosine glycosylase, which translates to MTRKAGFPPVVDANTRVLILGSLPGEASLAVQQYYGNPRNAFWRLMEGVLGVALVALNYEARLTALLAHGVGLWDVIAEAERPGSLDAAIRDPAANDLLALVETLPALRVVAFNGGTAAKLGERLIGGRIPTIALPSSSPAHAARTFEHKAQAWAALKNPLS; encoded by the coding sequence ATGACCCGCAAGGCGGGCTTCCCTCCGGTCGTCGACGCGAACACACGCGTCCTGATCCTGGGCAGCCTGCCGGGCGAGGCCTCGCTGGCCGTCCAGCAGTACTATGGCAATCCGAGGAACGCCTTCTGGCGGCTGATGGAAGGCGTGCTGGGCGTGGCGCTCGTGGCGCTGAACTACGAGGCGCGCTTGACGGCGCTGCTCGCCCACGGCGTCGGCCTGTGGGACGTCATCGCCGAGGCCGAGCGCCCCGGCAGCCTGGATGCGGCGATCCGCGATCCGGCGGCGAATGACCTGCTGGCGCTGGTGGAGACGCTGCCGGCGCTTCGGGTTGTCGCCTTCAATGGCGGTACGGCGGCCAAGCTGGGCGAGCGGCTGATCGGCGGGCGGATCCCGACGATCGCCCTACCCTCGTCTTCTCCAGCGCATGCGGCGCGGACGTTCGAGCATAAGGCGCAGGCTTGGGCCGCTCTCAAAAACCCTCTCTCTTAG
- the purB gene encoding adenylosuccinate lyase has protein sequence MISRYARPEAAAIWSSQTKYKIWFEIEAHAADAMAEIGTIPKLAAETIWEKGRDAVWDSDRIDEIERVTKHDVIAFLTHVSEIVGPEARFLHQGMTSSDVLDTCFAVQLSRATDLLLEDVDLVLKALKRRAMEHKMTVCVGRSHGIHAEPITFGLKLAGYYAEFQRAKERLAMAKFEIATCAISGAVGTFANVDPRVEQHVADKMGLAVEPVSTQVIPRDRHAAYFAALGVVASSVERLATEIRHLQRTEVLEAEEPFDPGQKGSSAMPHKRNPILTENLTGLARLVRSAVVPAMENVALWHERDISHSSVERGIGPDATIHLDFALRRLAGVIERFNIYPDNMAKNLDKLGGLVFSQRVMLALTQEGVSREDAYAAVQGNAMKVWRGEGRFIDFLKADPVVSKALSDSVLEELFDYGYHTKNVDVIFKRVFGEQA, from the coding sequence ATGATCAGCCGCTATGCCCGCCCCGAAGCCGCCGCCATCTGGTCCAGCCAGACCAAGTACAAGATCTGGTTCGAGATCGAGGCCCACGCCGCCGACGCCATGGCCGAGATCGGGACCATCCCGAAGCTCGCCGCCGAGACGATCTGGGAAAAGGGCCGCGACGCGGTCTGGGACAGCGACCGCATCGACGAGATCGAGCGCGTCACCAAGCATGACGTCATCGCCTTCCTGACCCACGTGTCGGAAATCGTCGGCCCCGAAGCCCGCTTCCTGCACCAGGGCATGACCAGCAGCGACGTGCTGGACACCTGCTTCGCCGTGCAGCTGTCGCGCGCCACCGACCTCCTGCTGGAAGACGTCGACCTGGTCCTGAAGGCGCTGAAGCGCCGGGCCATGGAACACAAGATGACCGTCTGCGTCGGCCGCAGCCACGGCATCCACGCCGAACCGATCACCTTCGGCTTGAAGCTGGCCGGCTACTACGCCGAGTTCCAGCGCGCCAAGGAGCGCCTGGCGATGGCCAAGTTCGAGATCGCCACCTGCGCGATCTCGGGCGCCGTCGGCACCTTCGCCAATGTCGACCCGCGCGTCGAACAGCACGTGGCCGACAAGATGGGCCTGGCCGTCGAGCCGGTCTCGACCCAGGTGATCCCGCGCGACCGCCACGCCGCCTATTTCGCGGCCCTGGGCGTCGTGGCCTCGTCGGTCGAGCGCCTGGCCACCGAGATTCGCCACCTGCAACGCACCGAGGTCCTGGAAGCCGAGGAGCCGTTCGATCCGGGCCAGAAGGGCTCGTCGGCCATGCCGCACAAGCGCAACCCGATCCTGACCGAGAACCTGACGGGCCTGGCCCGCCTGGTCCGTTCGGCCGTGGTCCCGGCGATGGAGAACGTCGCCCTCTGGCACGAGCGCGATATCAGCCACTCGTCGGTCGAGCGCGGCATCGGCCCCGACGCCACCATCCACCTCGACTTCGCGCTGCGCCGCCTGGCCGGCGTCATCGAGCGCTTCAACATCTATCCCGACAACATGGCCAAGAACCTGGACAAGCTGGGAGGCCTCGTTTTCTCGCAGCGCGTCATGCTGGCCCTGACCCAGGAAGGCGTCAGCCGCGAGGACGCCTATGCGGCGGTCCAGGGCAACGCCATGAAGGTCTGGCGCGGCGAAGGCCGGTTCATCGACTTCCTGAAGGCCGATCCGGTGGTCTCGAAGGCGCTGTCCGACAGCGTGCTCGAGGAGCTGTTCGACTACGGCTACCACACCAAGAACGTCGACGTGATCTTCAAGCGCGTCTTCGGGGAACAGGCCTAA
- a CDS encoding spinster family MFS transporter has product MADARASGGDRPLYSNGYKATVLGLLLAAYTFNFIDRTIIATIGQAIKVDLKLTDTQLGLLGGLYFALLYTILGIPIARLAERWNRVTIISLSLVIWSGFTALCGAATSFAQLALFRFGVGVGEAGCSPPSHSLISDYYEPKKRASALSIYSFGIPLGTMFGAVAGGWLAQEFSWRVAFVIVGLPGVILALIVKLVIKEPPRGHSEIIERPLEAENLVVEPAPKPAFSMANEFSELWAVTKILFGKWPVLHMVLGVTIASFGSYGSGAFVPPYFVRTYGLGLAQVGLIVGLIGGFSAGIGTLVGGFLTDWAGKKSFKWYALTPAIGLIVCTPIYISAYLQTHWQTTALILLIPGIFHYTYLAPTFAVVQNSVEPRRRATATALLFFFLNLIALGGGPVFTGWLIDHLAQFNFNNPGSTGILHALAGSFGDPGAQSFGASCPGGLAPKGSAPELAKACAGAMARSTQQGIIVSLCFYAWAGVHYGLAAIGLAKHMRERAGA; this is encoded by the coding sequence ATGGCCGACGCGCGTGCGTCCGGCGGCGATCGGCCGCTTTATTCGAATGGCTATAAGGCGACAGTGCTGGGGCTCCTGCTGGCCGCCTACACCTTCAACTTTATCGACCGGACGATCATCGCCACCATCGGTCAGGCCATCAAGGTCGACCTCAAGCTGACCGACACCCAGCTGGGTTTGCTGGGCGGCCTCTACTTCGCCCTGCTCTACACGATCCTGGGCATCCCGATCGCCCGCCTGGCCGAGCGCTGGAACCGCGTGACCATCATCTCGCTGTCGCTGGTCATCTGGTCGGGCTTCACCGCCCTGTGCGGCGCGGCGACGAGCTTCGCCCAGCTGGCCCTGTTCCGCTTCGGCGTCGGGGTCGGCGAGGCCGGCTGCTCGCCGCCCAGCCATTCTCTGATCAGCGACTATTACGAGCCCAAGAAGCGCGCCTCGGCCCTGTCGATCTACTCGTTCGGCATCCCGCTGGGCACCATGTTTGGCGCAGTGGCCGGCGGCTGGCTGGCCCAGGAGTTCAGCTGGCGCGTGGCCTTCGTGATCGTCGGCCTGCCCGGCGTAATCCTGGCCCTGATCGTCAAGCTGGTGATCAAGGAACCGCCGCGCGGTCACTCCGAGATCATCGAGCGCCCCCTGGAAGCCGAGAACCTGGTGGTCGAGCCCGCGCCGAAGCCCGCCTTCTCCATGGCCAACGAGTTCTCCGAACTCTGGGCCGTGACCAAAATCCTGTTCGGCAAGTGGCCGGTGCTGCACATGGTTCTGGGGGTGACCATCGCCTCGTTCGGCTCGTACGGCTCGGGCGCGTTCGTACCGCCCTACTTCGTGCGCACCTACGGCCTGGGCTTGGCGCAGGTGGGACTGATCGTCGGACTGATCGGCGGGTTCTCCGCCGGGATCGGTACCCTGGTCGGCGGCTTCCTGACCGACTGGGCCGGCAAGAAGAGCTTCAAGTGGTACGCCCTGACCCCGGCCATCGGCCTGATCGTTTGCACGCCGATCTATATCAGCGCCTATCTGCAGACCCACTGGCAGACCACCGCCCTGATCCTGCTGATCCCCGGCATCTTCCACTACACCTACCTGGCCCCGACCTTCGCCGTGGTCCAGAACTCGGTCGAGCCGCGCCGCCGCGCCACCGCCACGGCCCTGCTGTTCTTCTTCCTGAACCTGATCGCCCTGGGCGGCGGGCCGGTCTTCACCGGCTGGCTGATCGACCACCTGGCGCAGTTCAACTTCAACAACCCCGGCTCGACCGGCATCCTGCACGCCCTGGCCGGATCGTTCGGCGATCCCGGCGCCCAGAGCTTCGGGGCCAGCTGCCCCGGCGGCTTGGCCCCCAAGGGCTCCGCGCCCGAACTGGCCAAGGCCTGCGCCGGCGCCATGGCCCGCTCGACCCAGCAGGGCATCATCGTCTCGCTATGCTTCTACGCCTGGGCCGGCGTCCACTACGGCCTGGCCGCCATCGGCCTGGCCAAGCACATGAGGGAACGGGCTGGAGCATAA
- a CDS encoding spinster family MFS transporter, which yields MAEAATPSPVINPVSTGYRRYALWVLLIIYTLNFLDRQVVNILAEPIKRDLGLADWQLGMMTGLAFAVFYTVLGIPIARIAETKNRPVIIGASVAAWSAFTVLCGFTQNFWQLILARIGVGVGEAGCTPPAHSLITDYVPREKRASAIAFYSIGTPLGTLAGMAMGGLVADAYGWRAAFMVAGAPGVLFALVAALTLVEPRKKLAAEMAARASSQISFAAALAVLATKKTFWLVALAASIKAFIGYGHAPFTASFFFRNHGPELAQLASTFGLKSAGFLGLALGLIGGTAGVIGAWLGGVFADRLGAKDLRAYVTVPAIASVITIPIYITAVSLDAPMTAIGLLAINALLGTLWYGPVYATAQSIVDPALRATASAVLLLIINLIGLGLGPLAVGILSDVLSGHMGLGEAQGVRWALIASATLGLAAFGLFWAARNSIREEMVA from the coding sequence ATGGCGGAAGCGGCCACGCCGTCGCCGGTCATCAACCCGGTCTCGACGGGTTATCGTCGTTACGCCCTGTGGGTCCTGCTGATCATCTACACCCTGAACTTCCTGGACCGGCAGGTGGTCAACATCCTGGCCGAGCCGATCAAGCGCGACCTGGGTCTGGCCGACTGGCAGCTGGGCATGATGACGGGCCTGGCCTTCGCGGTCTTCTATACGGTGCTGGGCATTCCGATCGCGCGGATCGCCGAGACGAAGAACCGGCCCGTCATCATCGGCGCCTCCGTCGCGGCCTGGAGCGCCTTCACGGTGCTGTGCGGCTTCACCCAGAACTTCTGGCAATTGATCCTGGCCCGCATCGGCGTGGGCGTCGGCGAGGCTGGCTGCACGCCGCCGGCCCACTCGCTGATCACCGACTACGTGCCGCGCGAGAAGCGGGCCAGCGCCATCGCCTTCTATTCGATTGGCACGCCGCTGGGCACCCTGGCCGGCATGGCGATGGGCGGGCTGGTCGCTGACGCCTATGGCTGGCGCGCGGCCTTCATGGTCGCCGGCGCGCCGGGCGTCCTCTTCGCCCTGGTCGCGGCCCTCACCCTGGTCGAGCCGCGCAAGAAACTGGCCGCCGAGATGGCCGCCCGCGCCAGTTCGCAGATCAGCTTCGCCGCCGCGCTCGCGGTGCTAGCGACCAAGAAGACCTTCTGGCTGGTGGCCCTGGCCGCCTCGATCAAGGCTTTCATCGGCTATGGCCACGCGCCGTTCACCGCTTCGTTCTTCTTCCGCAACCACGGACCGGAACTGGCTCAGCTGGCCTCGACCTTCGGCCTGAAGTCGGCGGGGTTCTTGGGGTTGGCCCTCGGCCTGATTGGCGGCACGGCTGGGGTGATCGGCGCCTGGCTGGGCGGGGTCTTCGCCGACCGCCTCGGGGCCAAGGATCTGCGCGCCTATGTGACCGTGCCGGCGATCGCCTCGGTAATCACCATTCCGATCTACATCACCGCCGTCAGCCTGGACGCGCCGATGACCGCCATCGGTCTGCTGGCGATCAACGCCCTGCTGGGAACCCTGTGGTACGGCCCGGTCTACGCCACCGCCCAGAGCATCGTCGATCCGGCCCTGCGAGCCACGGCCTCGGCCGTGCTGCTGCTGATCATCAACCTGATCGGCCTGGGTCTGGGCCCGCTGGCCGTAGGCATCCTCAGCGACGTGCTGTCTGGCCACATGGGTCTTGGCGAAGCCCAGGGCGTGCGCTGGGCGCTGATCGCCTCGGCCACGCTGGGCCTGGCCGCGTTCGGCCTGTTCTGGGCGGCCCGCAACAGCATCCGCGAAGAGATGGTCGCCTAG
- a CDS encoding glutathione S-transferase family protein, with protein sequence MELVIGTKAWSTWSLRPWLALKRTGASFKEIEIALRRGDATTADIAAYSPSRLAPALKDGDLVVWDSLAICEYLAEKFPDAKLWPDDPALRALGRSAAAEMHSGFQSLRGECPMALEEAPRKLDISEATQKDVRKIVERWNQLLERSGGPFLLGEWSIVDAFYTPVATRFRGYEIRLSDYGDTGAAGAYAERLLETPEFLEWERAAKG encoded by the coding sequence ATGGAACTCGTGATCGGCACCAAGGCTTGGTCCACCTGGTCGCTGCGTCCGTGGCTGGCCCTGAAGCGTACGGGGGCGTCGTTCAAGGAGATCGAGATCGCGCTGCGTCGAGGCGACGCCACCACGGCCGACATTGCCGCCTACTCGCCCAGCAGGCTGGCTCCGGCGCTGAAGGACGGCGACCTGGTGGTCTGGGACTCGCTCGCGATCTGCGAGTACCTGGCCGAGAAGTTCCCCGACGCCAAGCTGTGGCCTGACGATCCGGCGCTCCGGGCGCTGGGCCGGTCGGCCGCCGCCGAAATGCACTCGGGCTTCCAGTCGCTGCGCGGCGAATGCCCGATGGCGCTGGAGGAAGCGCCGCGCAAGCTGGACATCTCCGAGGCCACCCAGAAGGACGTGCGCAAGATCGTCGAGCGCTGGAACCAGTTGCTCGAGCGTTCGGGCGGCCCGTTCCTGCTGGGCGAGTGGTCGATCGTCGACGCCTTCTACACGCCGGTGGCGACGCGCTTCCGCGGCTACGAGATTCGCCTGTCGGACTACGGCGACACCGGCGCGGCCGGGGCCTATGCCGAGCGCCTGCTGGAGACGCCGGAGTTCCTGGAGTGGGAGCGCGCCGCGAAGGGCTAG
- a CDS encoding VOC family protein, which translates to MTASISNIRFGRLAASAFTRDIQASCAFYRDVLGFEKTFQNGDPVGFMILEKDAAELHLSLVRDHKSSTTNIAHLLVDDVDALHDRLVAAGVRIIKSLADKDYGLRAFVFADLDGNRIDVGQPLTPAEPMRFENRDMAGAIFDDVNLANANFGNANLSGARLTNVNLSGVSIDDAKIDGLTIFGMDIQTLIRAELARRRAD; encoded by the coding sequence ATGACCGCATCGATCTCGAACATCAGGTTCGGCCGCCTGGCCGCGTCCGCCTTCACGCGCGACATCCAGGCGTCCTGCGCCTTCTACCGCGACGTCCTGGGCTTTGAGAAAACCTTCCAGAACGGCGATCCCGTCGGCTTCATGATCCTGGAGAAGGACGCGGCCGAGCTGCATCTGAGCCTGGTCAGGGACCACAAGTCCTCGACCACCAATATCGCCCACCTGCTGGTCGACGATGTCGACGCCCTGCATGACCGCCTGGTCGCCGCCGGCGTCCGGATCATCAAGTCGCTGGCCGACAAGGACTACGGCCTGCGGGCCTTCGTCTTCGCGGACCTGGATGGCAACCGCATCGACGTCGGTCAGCCGCTCACGCCCGCCGAGCCGATGCGCTTCGAGAACCGCGACATGGCGGGCGCGATCTTCGACGACGTGAACCTGGCGAACGCGAACTTCGGCAACGCCAACCTGAGCGGCGCGCGCCTGACCAACGTCAATCTCAGCGGCGTCTCGATCGACGACGCCAAGATCGACGGGCTGACCATCTTCGGCATGGACATCCAGACGCTGATCCGCGCCGAGCTGGCTCGGCGGCGCGCCGACTAG
- a CDS encoding winged helix-turn-helix domain-containing protein gives MPDETPIKPRYGAGEGTGDDHVGESIQPIDLARAPDLALGRVLVRPSLRQVIDADDRETLLEPRVMQVLVALARADGAIVSRDDLITACWSGRIVGEDAIHRVISRLRRLADDTRAFRIETITKVGYRLLVEGAGEGASAATLRPPPRFDRRWVVGAAVLAAAVPGAGLLLGRRWLAPAKPDIAPLIAQAATALQQGTAESNDQAIGLLKRAVELRPDHAEAWGLLAFCYAAASQSRAPQFEADLTTRADEAARRAEALEPGEAYARAARIFMTPRLGQWARNERALRDLLAKYPENRFVDIMLSDLLGCVGRWREAATLADSATAVDPPPPAMAHRHVQALWAAGRLEEADRAMTRAFSLYPTHFGVWFTRFHLLLYTGRIREALAQADNVESRPENVDEDNFKQAQLVAGAMLGGAPADVDRAIAYVLAAAGQGAGHAENAIQYACGLGRPETAVRICEAYYFGKGFKVADVRFSARLKVYTHANNRRTHFLFLPSTAALRAQPAFASLTEALGLDAYWRETQTRPDYQVA, from the coding sequence TTGCCTGATGAAACGCCGATCAAGCCGCGCTATGGGGCTGGCGAGGGGACCGGGGACGACCACGTGGGCGAGAGCATTCAGCCGATCGATCTGGCGCGCGCGCCCGACCTGGCGCTGGGCCGCGTCCTTGTTCGTCCGTCCCTGCGCCAGGTGATCGACGCCGACGACCGCGAAACCTTGCTGGAGCCGCGCGTCATGCAGGTGCTGGTCGCCCTGGCCAGGGCGGACGGCGCCATCGTCAGCCGCGACGACCTGATCACGGCCTGCTGGTCGGGCCGGATCGTCGGCGAGGACGCCATCCATCGTGTGATCTCGCGTCTGCGACGCCTGGCCGACGACACCCGCGCCTTCCGCATCGAGACCATCACCAAGGTCGGCTACCGGCTGCTGGTCGAAGGCGCAGGCGAAGGCGCTTCGGCCGCGACGCTAAGACCCCCTCCCCGCTTCGACCGCCGCTGGGTGGTCGGGGCCGCCGTCCTGGCCGCCGCCGTCCCCGGCGCCGGACTGCTGCTGGGCCGCCGCTGGCTGGCGCCCGCCAAGCCCGACATCGCGCCGCTGATCGCCCAGGCCGCCACCGCCCTGCAGCAGGGCACCGCCGAAAGCAACGATCAGGCGATCGGCCTGCTCAAACGCGCCGTCGAGCTGCGCCCCGACCATGCCGAGGCCTGGGGCCTGCTAGCCTTCTGCTACGCGGCCGCATCCCAGAGCCGGGCGCCGCAATTCGAGGCCGACCTCACCACCCGCGCCGACGAAGCCGCTCGGCGCGCCGAGGCCTTGGAGCCCGGCGAGGCCTATGCCCGCGCGGCGCGGATCTTCATGACCCCGCGCCTGGGCCAGTGGGCGCGGAACGAGCGAGCCCTTCGCGACCTGCTGGCCAAGTATCCCGAGAACCGTTTCGTCGACATAATGCTATCGGATCTCCTGGGCTGCGTTGGCCGCTGGCGCGAGGCCGCGACCCTGGCCGACTCAGCCACGGCCGTCGATCCGCCACCGCCCGCCATGGCCCATCGTCACGTCCAGGCCTTGTGGGCCGCCGGTCGGCTGGAAGAGGCCGACCGCGCCATGACCAGGGCCTTTTCGCTCTACCCGACGCACTTCGGGGTCTGGTTCACCCGTTTCCACCTACTGCTCTACACGGGCCGGATTCGCGAGGCCCTGGCCCAGGCCGACAATGTCGAAAGCCGGCCCGAGAACGTCGACGAGGATAATTTCAAGCAGGCCCAGTTGGTCGCCGGAGCCATGCTGGGCGGCGCTCCCGCCGACGTGGATCGCGCCATCGCATACGTGCTGGCCGCCGCCGGACAAGGCGCGGGTCATGCCGAGAACGCGATCCAGTACGCCTGCGGCCTGGGTCGGCCCGAAACTGCCGTCCGGATCTGCGAAGCCTACTATTTCGGCAAGGGGTTCAAGGTCGCGGATGTGCGCTTCTCGGCGCGCCTGAAGGTCTACACCCACGCCAACAATCGCCGCACGCATTTCCTGTTCCTCCCGTCGACGGCGGCCTTGCGCGCTCAGCCGGCGTTCGCATCCCTGACCGAGGCCCTCGGCCTGGACGCCTACTGGCGCGAGACGCAGACGCGGCCCGACTATCAAGTCGCCTAG